A window of the Oscillospiraceae bacterium NTUH-002-81 genome harbors these coding sequences:
- a CDS encoding Hsp20/alpha crystallin family protein has product MLVPSKTYGLGLFDDFFDTPFSGRRDFSNTLMKTDVQEKDGNYILDMDLPGFAKEDIKAELADGYLTIRAEKKSQENRGEGSNYIFQERYHGTCQRSFYVGEGVEQEDIHAAYQDGILRLVFPKLPSKKIEEKKKYIAIE; this is encoded by the coding sequence ATGTTAGTGCCGAGCAAAACATATGGATTAGGATTATTTGATGACTTTTTTGATACACCATTTTCAGGGAGAAGAGATTTCAGCAACACGCTGATGAAGACTGATGTGCAGGAGAAGGATGGCAATTACATCCTGGACATGGATCTGCCGGGATTTGCCAAGGAGGATATCAAGGCAGAGCTGGCGGACGGTTATCTGACCATCCGGGCGGAGAAGAAGAGCCAGGAGAACAGAGGCGAGGGCAGCAACTATATTTTCCAGGAGCGCTATCACGGAACGTGTCAGAGAAGCTTCTATGTGGGAGAAGGGGTAGAGCAGGAAGATATCCATGCCGCTTACCAGGATGGCATTCTGCGGCTGGTATTCCCGAAGCTGCCGTCCAAGAAGATTGAGGAGAAGAAGAAATACATCGCCATTGAGTAA